The Candidatus Obscuribacter sp. genomic interval CACGTCTGTCTGCATTGCTCTGGCTACAGCGATATTGTTGGCGATTGATGTATCATCTGAGGCTTCGATATTGATGCCCTGAAATTGCAGGAGCTGATCGTAGATGGAACCTGGATTTAGCCTGTGGGCCACAAGGTAGGCGACAACACAGCTAATCATCAGCGGTAATACCACATTAAAGTCTGTTGTCATTTCGAAGATGATAATGACAGACGTCATTGGCACCCGCGCTACTGCGCAAAATACAGCTCCCATGCCTACTATGGCAAATGTCTCCAGATTAGTAGCGCCAGTTAGATGCAATTGTAAAAGAGAGATTAGCTGACCAAGACAGGCTCCCAGAGTCAACGATGGCGCAAACAGTCCGCCTGGTGCTCCTGAGCTATAGGCCAGTACGGTAAGACCAAAGAGAGTGGCAAATGACAGTAGCACCGTGTTTAAATCAAGATGCTGAGCCAGTAGCGCCTCTCTTAGGCCGGCAAAATTGTGAAAGAGCGGCGGCAAATAGAGCATCGTAACGCCGGTGATAAGCCCAGCCATAGCGCAAGATAAAGTTACTGGAATTTTGAGCTTGCGATTGACTGTGAGACCGCCAATAATGCTGCTATTAAATAGCGCTCCCACAAGACCAGCGATTACTCCGAGAAGCAGATAAAAAGGGATATCTCTGGCGAAAAAAAGTGACTGGCTTGGATGCATCTGAATGTCCAGGCTGTGCACGCCCACCAGTCGAGCAAAAACAGCGGCTACAAAGCAGGCCACAACACAGGTGCCCACAGTAAAACTGGACATACGCCCGAGAAGCTCTTCTAGTACAAACATTACACCTGCTAGAGGCGCATTAAATGCGGCAGCCAGACCTGCTCCAGCTCCTGCTGCAATCAGTTGAGCGCGGTGCTTAGGTGAAGTATGTATATAAGTCGTGGCCTGTGCCGACAGGGCTGCCGAAAGGTGTACTGTTGGACCTTCTCGTCCCATAGATAGACCAGAGCCCAGGGCAATAATGCCGCCAAAGAGCTTAGCCAGACATGTTTTAAAATTTAGCGGAATGGGCTCGCCCATGATGCAGGCTTTTGTCTGTGGTATGCCGCTACCGGCTGCTTCTGGCGCTACAAACTGCACTAAAGCGCCGGCCACCGCGCCTCCGATCAGTCCAAAGAGCGGAAATAAGTAAGGACCTGGATAAACTCCATTTAAATGCAGCCGCAATGTGCCCAAAAGCCCCACGCCTTCTTTGACTGCAACAGCGCCAATGGCAGCTACCAGTCCAATGACGCAGGCTTCCAGGAGATTGATATTGGCGGGCTCAAGCTGAGCGTCACCCAGGTCTTTTGGCCCCGCACTGGGCTGATCCATAATTCAAAGGAGCTTTCATTTGGTGGATAGTATTCATATAAGTATATCGCTCTTTGATTGGCGCCTTGGCAATGAGGCATTGCTAATTCAACAATGATCAAACTGTTGCAAGTGACAGGCAGCACTGAGTTTGCAAAGTTACTCTAATAGAGTGCGTTACATCAAGGAGTTAGTCATGAAGACCGCTTTTGCTCTATCTATAGTTGCCGCTCTTGCCCTTACCAGCTCAATGCCGGCATTTGCTTCTGGTACCGATGGTAAATCGAGTTCATCCGAATTTCTTAAAGAGTCGGCGATGTTTCCCGTCAAAATAATGGCAGTTGGCACTGCTTTTGCCGTAGGTACACCGATATCGGTGGTACGTAGCGAAGTCAATCGACTCGGTCAATATACTGAGGCATTTGTAGAAGAGGGCACTACTAAGGACGGCTCTCTGGGCTTGATGCTGGCTAGTGTGCCAGGAGAAGTCCTGCATACAGTTAGCACCGTCGGTGAAGGCATCTGGCATGGTGGCGAGCACGCATTAACTGGCTGGCAGAAGCCATTTAGTGCTGGTTCATTTAGTCTCGATGAGTAATCCCCTGGAGGGCATCGGGCTTTTGCGCGCCGGTGCCCTCCTCTGTACCTGTCATTGTAATTAGCTGTACGCCGCGTCTGCGGCTAAAAAATGTCCAGAGCCAGCTGGTAAATACAAAGAGTCGATTGCGTAAACCAATCAAAAAGAAAATATGGATAATAAGCCAGCTTATCCAGGCGCCAGCACCGCTTAACTGGGCTTTAAAAGGCCATTTGATATTAGCTACGGCTCTAGCGCGGCCAATTGTGGCCAGGTCGCCTCTGTCTATGTAAACAAAGGGTTTGCGCGCTTGCCCTGCCAGATCGGCGCTAATTGTCTTGCCGATATAGGCACCCATTTGCAGTGCGGCTTGCGCCACTCCCGGTAGTGGCTTGCCGTTTTGCTCTTTGTGGGCTAGATCGCCTATGATAAAGATTTCGCTGTGACCGAGAGCATTGAGATACTGGTCGACTACCACACAGCCCCGTTTGTCGAGGGCGGCGCCATAGCTCGTATTGATTGCCTGACTCAGGGCAGAGGCTTGCACACCTGCCGCCCAGACTGTGGTAGATGAATGAAATGTGCCTTTGTCTGTCACCACCAGGCCGTTTTGAATATCAGTAACCTTTGTGCCGAGCATAATTTGTACGCCAATTTGTTGTAGTTGCCTGGCTGCACTTTTGGCTAGCTCCTCAGGGTAAGGCAAGAGTATGCGATCAGCTGCCTCCAGTAAAAACACTTTTGATTGGCAGGTTTTAATTAGATGAAAGTCACGGCATAAGTAGATATTGCAGGTGTCGGCTATTGCC includes:
- a CDS encoding chloride channel protein → MDQPSAGPKDLGDAQLEPANINLLEACVIGLVAAIGAVAVKEGVGLLGTLRLHLNGVYPGPYLFPLFGLIGGAVAGALVQFVAPEAAGSGIPQTKACIMGEPIPLNFKTCLAKLFGGIIALGSGLSMGREGPTVHLSAALSAQATTYIHTSPKHRAQLIAAGAGAGLAAAFNAPLAGVMFVLEELLGRMSSFTVGTCVVACFVAAVFARLVGVHSLDIQMHPSQSLFFARDIPFYLLLGVIAGLVGALFNSSIIGGLTVNRKLKIPVTLSCAMAGLITGVTMLYLPPLFHNFAGLREALLAQHLDLNTVLLSFATLFGLTVLAYSSGAPGGLFAPSLTLGACLGQLISLLQLHLTGATNLETFAIVGMGAVFCAVARVPMTSVIIIFEMTTDFNVVLPLMISCVVAYLVAHRLNPGSIYDQLLQFQGINIEASDDTSIANNIAVARAMQTDVQVVRQSDSVKSVKALFNGTSHKGFPVVDQDNHAIGIFTSEDLVRICKRKIDENTPISQLMTPRPVTIAHDATLARALTMLSKYKISRLPVTREGKLVGIITRGDITRTESLALTSLNERLLHKGTGSTYLMYQSRSPEMSNGKILIVAEDIESAGHLLRLAAHLARPRGYAIECLHVITVPPDKDPSTTKVSSAYGKRIVECAEQVGEELSVPVHTNIRVANAMIDALIETIEAHAVDMALLEWKGETRSLGGERALLKLQNQCHCPVVLAKLNSPDFTGKRLMVPFSSDPESKLADELAKSITLTYNDAKYLPVPESLSLDRGAPAKTIYAAAQLAQCDVLLLGLKRDQLTRILSRNDFGKAIASVKESSVLIAVNQS
- a CDS encoding NAD(P)/FAD-dependent oxidoreductase; its protein translation is MATNKSKTKVVIVGGGFAGLAAARALSSQNVEITLFDRKNHHTFQPLLYQVATATLAPSDIAQPIRSILSDHKNIEVVMDNVIAFDSQAKCVKTQTGISLAYDYLIVATGASHSYFGNEHWEQFAPGLKSIEDALHIRSRILSAFEIAERQMLETGDHKPINFIVIGAGPTGVEIAGAIADTCNIYLCRDFHLIKTCQSKVFLLEAADRILLPYPEELAKSAARQLQQIGVQIMLGTKVTDIQNGLVVTDKGTFHSSTTVWAAGVQASALSQAINTSYGAALDKRGCVVVDQYLNALGHSEIFIIGDLAHKEQNGKPLPGVAQAALQMGAYIGKTISADLAGQARKPFVYIDRGDLATIGRARAVANIKWPFKAQLSGAGAWISWLIIHIFFLIGLRNRLFVFTSWLWTFFSRRRGVQLITMTGTEEGTGAQKPDALQGITHRD